Proteins co-encoded in one Brassica rapa cultivar Chiifu-401-42 chromosome A02, CAAS_Brap_v3.01, whole genome shotgun sequence genomic window:
- the LOC103852504 gene encoding uncharacterized protein LOC103852504, giving the protein MGKIRDYLQGESSLSVGIRSSSTLAELWDTDHWVLPPARSEKQVQIYSCLSSLQITPYADAMVWSPEASPESVYSTRKTYDLLRVKEPTVLWHKEVWFGGEIPKHKVRTWLMVLNRCPTRDRMLQWGLQTDSHCLLCNSYPESRSHLFFECAFSWEIWTNILRRCAFSPRRNWDATLLDLQAYRGTKHTRKLLLLAWQGTIYFIWSERNNRIHRNNFRSSHSIISEIDRTIRRKLASFRLANPALSSALLEIWFSNQ; this is encoded by the exons atggG aaaaatcagggaTTACTTGCAAGGAGAATCTAGCTTGTCAGTTGGAATCCGATCTTCATCGACGTTGGCTGAGCTATGGGACACTGATCATTGGGTCTTGCCTCCAGCAAGATCAGAGAAGCAAGTCCAAATCTACTCTTGCCTCTCATCACTACAGATCACGCCTTATGCTGATGCAATGGTCTGGTCACCTGAGGCAAGCCCAGAGAGCGTCTACTCAACTCGAAAGACGTATGATCTCTTGCGCGTTAAGGAACCAACAGTCCTCTGGCACAAAGAAGTCTGGTTTGGGGGAGAAATTCCCAAACACAAAGTCAGAACTTGGTTGATGGTGCTAAACCGCTGCCCTACCCGGGATCGTATGCTCCAGTGGGGACTtcaaacagacagccactgcCTCCTATGCAACTCCTACCCTGAATCACGATCACACCTATTCTTTGAATGTGCATTCTCATGGGAGATTTGGACCAATATCTTACGTCGCTGTGCCTTCTCACCGAGACGAAACTGGGATGCAACACTATTGGATCTCCAAGCTTATAGGGGTACTAAGCATACTCGAAAACTTCTCCTTCTAGCATGGCAAGGAACGATCTACTTCATCTGGTCGGAGAGAAACAACAGAATTCACAGGAACAATTTCCGTTCTTCCCACTCAATCATCTCTGAGATTGATCGCACTATCAGGAGAAAGCTTGCCTCCTTTAGGCTAGCAAACCCAGCTCTATCATCCGCCCTTCTGGAAATCTGGTTCTCAAATCAGTAA
- the LOC103852483 gene encoding VQ motif-containing protein 8, chloroplastic, with product MIPTRCHELSGSRPPSLKLTGESHSIKKTTSFNVFKQSRRHGRAAPVVIYAHSPKVIHTRAENFMALVQRLTGLEGIRRRNPNDVNESSLSVLTTEEASVGTDDTSWERHQQRKNLVDIPLYTPSSMALFGSPTQRL from the coding sequence ATGATTCCTACAAGATGCCATGAGCTCAGCGGCTCTCGTCCTCCGTCGCTTAAACTCACAGGAGAATCCCATTCCATCAAGAAAACGACTTCGTTCAACGTCTTCAAACAGTCACGGCGACATGGACGTGCAGCTCCCGTAGTCATCTACGCGCACTCTCCAAAGGTGATCCACACGCGTGCTGAAAACTTTATGGCCTTGGTTCAGCGGCTCACGGGTCTCGAAGGGATTAGAAGGCGTAACCCTAACGACGTCAACGAATCATCGTTGTCTGTGTTAACCACGGAAGAGGCCAGTGTCGGTACTGATGACACAAGTTGGGAGAGACATCAACAAAGGAAAAACCTAGTTGATATTCCATTGTATACGCCGAGCTCGATGGCCTTGTTTGGTTCTCCAACTCAACGTCTTTAA
- the LOC103852484 gene encoding adenylate isopentenyltransferase 1, chloroplastic — protein MVMTELNFLPTISDRFTTTSPSPSFSSHSLLPFTHRRTRQSNHRPVSVRMEQSRPRNRKDKIVVILGATGAGKSRLSVDLATRFPSEIINSDKIQVYEGLEITTNQITIPDRRGVPHHLLGYLPSEDGELTAGDFRADASNAVSDIISRKKLPIIAGGSNSFVHALLAERFDPKIDPFASSSICRDLRYDSCFIWVDVSEPVLFEYLLKRVDEMMGSGMFEELSGFYDPVKASRARFGIRKAIGVPEFDGYFKMYPPEKEVKWDSGRRAAYDKAVEDIKENTLRLARRQVWKIERLREAGWDIKRVDATASFRAVMMSSSSSREWREIWEEQVLEPSVKIVNRLLVED, from the coding sequence ATGGTAATGACAGAACTCAACTTCCTCCCAACAATCTCCGATCGCTTCACCACGACGTCACCGTCACCGTCCTTCTCCTCACATTCCCTTCTTCCCTTCACCCATCGACGAACACGACAAAGTAACCACAGACCTGTCTCCGTACGCATGGAGCAGTCACGACCGAGAAACCGAAAAGACAAGATCGTCGTCATCTTAGGAGCAACCGGCGCCGGAAAGTCACGTCTTTCAGTCGATCTCGCCACTCGTTTCCCTTCAGAGATCATAAACTCCGACAAAATCCAAGTCTACGAAGGACTGGAGATCACCACCAACCAGATTACCATCCCCGACCGTCGCGGCGTTCCTCACCACCTCCTCGGTTACCTCCCCTCCGAAGACGGCGAACTCACCGCTGGAGATTTTCGTGCAGACGCTTCAAACGCCGTTTCCGACATAATCTCCCGTAAAAAGCTTCCGATCATCGCCGGCGGATCCAACTCCTTCGTCCACGCGCTCCTCGCCGAGAGATTCGACCCAAAGATCGATCCTTTCGCGTCTTCTTCGATATGTCGGGATTTGCGTTACGACAGCTGTTTCATCTGGGTAGATGTGTCGGAACCTGTGCTGTTCGAGTATCTTCTGAAACGGGTCGACGAGATGATGGGTTCGGGCATGTTCGAGGAGCTGTCCGGGTTTTACGACCCGGTGAAAGCGAGTAGGGCCCGGTTTGGGATCCGGAAAGCCATAGGCGTACCGGAGTTCGACGGTTACTTCAAAATGTACCCACCGGAGAAGGAGGTAAAGTGGGATTCAGGGAGGAGAGCGGCGTACGATAAGGCGGTGGAGGATATCAAGGAGAACACGTTGAGGTTAGCGAGGAGGCAAGTATGGAAGATAGAGAGGCTGAGAGAAGCAGGTTGGGATATTAAGAGAGTCGACGCAACGGCGTCGTTTAGAGCTGTTATGATGAGTTCGAGTTCGTCGCGGGAGTGGAGAGAGATTTGGGAGGAGCAAGTTTTGGAGCCAAGCGTAAAGATTGTGAATCGGCTGTTGGTGGAAGATTAG